The following proteins come from a genomic window of Malus domestica chromosome 02, GDT2T_hap1:
- the LOC103417954 gene encoding uncharacterized protein isoform X3 has protein sequence MAKEAYAARNPDEVHTDVLSNARQACYKARDAFYACVEKESDKKQTEIASKGQLYAAECKASREEFVKHCRTSWVKHFDALDCKNKSLKRLLDDKDSRRGV, from the exons ATGGCCAAGGAAGCTTACGCCGCACGAAACCCAGATGAGGTTCACACAGACGTGCTCTCCAATGCCAGACAAGCTTGCTATAAG GCACGGGACGCTTTCTATGCGTGTGTGGAGAAAGAATCGGACAAGAAGCAGACCGAAATCGCATCGAAAGGCCAGTTGTACGCAGCGGAATGCAAAGCTTCGAGGGAGGAGTTTGTCAAACACTGCCGTACTTCTTGG GTGAAGCATTTTGATGCGCTCGACTGCAAGAACAAGAGTCTGAAGAGGCTTTTGGATGATAAGGATTCGAGGAGAG GGGTATGA
- the LOC103417954 gene encoding uncharacterized protein isoform X1 has product MAKEAYAARNPDEVHTDVLSNARQACYKARDAFYACVEKESDKKQTEIASKGQLYAAECKASREEFVKHCRTSWVKHFDALDCKNKSLKRLLDDKDSRRGPLSLPEPYTYKPTTTS; this is encoded by the exons ATGGCCAAGGAAGCTTACGCCGCACGAAACCCAGATGAGGTTCACACAGACGTGCTCTCCAATGCCAGACAAGCTTGCTATAAG GCACGGGACGCTTTCTATGCGTGTGTGGAGAAAGAATCGGACAAGAAGCAGACCGAAATCGCATCGAAAGGCCAGTTGTACGCAGCGGAATGCAAAGCTTCGAGGGAGGAGTTTGTCAAACACTGCCGTACTTCTTGG GTGAAGCATTTTGATGCGCTCGACTGCAAGAACAAGAGTCTGAAGAGGCTTTTGGATGATAAGGATTCGAGGAGAGGTCCGTTGTCACTTCCAGAGCCTTACACTTACAAGCCTACCACCACTAGTTAA
- the LOC103417954 gene encoding uncharacterized protein isoform X2 gives MAKEAYAARNPDEVHTDVLSNARQACYKARDAFYACVEKESDKKQTEIASKGQLYAAECKASREEFVKHCRTSWVKHFDALDCKNKSLKRLLDDKDSRRAIVMWD, from the exons ATGGCCAAGGAAGCTTACGCCGCACGAAACCCAGATGAGGTTCACACAGACGTGCTCTCCAATGCCAGACAAGCTTGCTATAAG GCACGGGACGCTTTCTATGCGTGTGTGGAGAAAGAATCGGACAAGAAGCAGACCGAAATCGCATCGAAAGGCCAGTTGTACGCAGCGGAATGCAAAGCTTCGAGGGAGGAGTTTGTCAAACACTGCCGTACTTCTTGG GTGAAGCATTTTGATGCGCTCGACTGCAAGAACAAGAGTCTGAAGAGGCTTTTGGATGATAAGGATTCGAGGAGAG CAATAGTAATGTGGGATTAA